In a genomic window of Desulfobacterales bacterium:
- a CDS encoding SUMF1/EgtB/PvdO family nonheme iron enzyme has translation MKKIFLRYVIFVIIFLSIIISCGDNEEKKNETPSNAIVFASKPINGEIPISWKGIDGASFYNIYWNTTGNVTISDNVISKITETSYVHKGLFNNTIYYYMVTGVIMFKPVNGENTISWKKVESASYYNIYWNTTGNIKTSDNCIENITGTSYIHRGLASNQTYYYLVMTVNEKPVEEILNFVANYGNEEVIQTNHRPLVSITMPDDNSNFTQGESINFVGNANDKEDGVLTGSSLVWTSSIDGQIGTGTSFQINIPTILTATSTIGTLSTIGTHTITLTATDNDGLSDTDSIQIKIIAKKDNSPPSVSIVSPSIGNSFVEGTTINFIGSATDVEDGILSGNSLIWTSSIDGQIGIGTSFDTNNLSVGTHIIKLIATDKDGEQQNFLIQITITSQTNTNNNFPSVTISSPMDNSIFNQGEDINFVGNANDKEDGILTGNSLVWTSSIDGQITTGASFKNGNLSVGTHVITLTATDKDGNSSTQSINIIVQVIGIPSVSITMPSNNSSFTQGEDINFVGNANDKEDGILTGNSLVWTSSIDGQIGTGVQFGIGIQFSINKLSVGTHVITLTATDSNGFNSSASVRITILAQNTAPIATINRPLNGANYTVGDNINFIGSGNDKEDGILTGNSLVWTLSINGQNVQIGTGTSFTNGNLSVGTHTITLTATDSDGLSNTASINISISQSATGAITNSIGMTFVLIPAGTFIMGSPSYELGRNTDENQHKVTLSKAFYMQTTEVTQGQWKAIMGSNPSNFINCGDDCPVENVNWNDCQQFIDRLNRTEAVNIYRLPTEAEWEYSCRAGSTTALANGSISVTNCDYDSNLDMMGWYCNNSNSASHLIKQKQANAWGLHDMHGNVREWCSDWYGSYSPDALTDPTGPNSGSYRVIRGGAWAILAQYCRSAARSGDTPSVNYGIVGFRLVRQVP, from the coding sequence ATGAAAAAAATATTTTTGCGTTACGTAATTTTTGTAATAATATTTTTATCAATAATAATATCATGCGGTGATAACGAAGAAAAAAAAAATGAAACCCCAAGCAATGCTATAGTGTTTGCGTCAAAACCCATTAATGGCGAAATCCCCATAAGCTGGAAAGGAATAGATGGAGCTTCATTTTATAATATTTACTGGAATACAACCGGTAACGTTACAATCTCCGATAATGTTATTAGCAAAATTACAGAAACATCCTATGTTCATAAAGGTCTTTTTAATAACACCATTTATTACTATATGGTTACAGGGGTAATCATGTTTAAGCCTGTTAACGGAGAAAATACTATTAGCTGGAAAAAAGTTGAAAGTGCTTCTTATTACAACATATATTGGAACACTACTGGTAACATAAAAACATCTGATAATTGTATTGAAAATATTACAGGTACATCTTATATTCACAGAGGTCTTGCAAGTAACCAAACTTATTATTATTTAGTGATGACTGTAAATGAAAAACCTGTGGAAGAAATTTTAAATTTCGTTGCTAATTATGGAAATGAAGAGGTAATTCAGACTAATCATCGTCCGTTAGTATCAATAACAATGCCCGATGATAACAGTAATTTTACTCAAGGTGAAAGCATAAATTTTGTAGGAAATGCAAATGATAAAGAAGATGGAGTTTTAACTGGAAGTTCCTTAGTTTGGACATCAAGTATAGATGGGCAAATTGGAACTGGAACTTCATTTCAAATAAATATTCCAACAATATTAACCGCTACATCAACAATAGGAACTTTATCAACAATAGGAACTCATACTATAACTTTAACAGCTACGGATAATGATGGGTTAAGCGATACGGATTCAATTCAGATTAAAATAATAGCTAAAAAAGACAATTCTCCTCCGTCTGTATCGATAGTTTCTCCTTCTATTGGCAATTCTTTTGTTGAAGGAACGACTATAAATTTTATTGGAAGTGCAACGGATGTTGAAGATGGAATATTGAGTGGGAATTCATTAATATGGACTTCAAGCATAGATGGACAAATTGGAATTGGGACATCATTTGATACAAATAATTTATCAGTAGGTACTCATATTATAAAATTAATAGCAACCGATAAAGATGGTGAGCAACAAAATTTTTTAATTCAGATTACAATAACATCTCAAACTAATACGAATAACAATTTTCCATCTGTAACAATTTCGTCACCTATGGATAACAGTATTTTTAATCAAGGTGAAGATATAAATTTTGTAGGAAATGCAAATGATAAAGAAGATGGGATTTTAACCGGTAATTCTTTAGTTTGGACATCAAGCATAGATGGACAAATTACAACCGGAGCGTCATTTAAAAATGGTAATTTATCTGTAGGAACTCATGTAATAACTTTAACAGCTACTGATAAAGATGGGAACTCTTCAACTCAATCAATTAATATTATCGTTCAGGTTATTGGTATCCCATCTGTGTCAATAACAATGCCCTCTAATAACAGCTCTTTTACTCAAGGTGAAGATATAAATTTTGTAGGAAATGCAAATGATAAAGAAGATGGGATTTTAACCGGTAATTCTTTAGTTTGGACATCAAGCATAGATGGACAAATTGGAACTGGAGTACAATTCGGTATAGGAATACAATTTAGTATAAACAAGTTATCCGTTGGAACTCATGTAATAACTTTAACAGCTACTGATAGTAATGGTTTTAATAGTTCCGCATCAGTAAGAATTACTATTTTAGCACAAAACACTGCTCCAATAGCCACAATAAATAGACCATTAAATGGGGCAAATTATACTGTTGGAGATAATATAAATTTTATCGGTTCTGGAAATGATAAAGAAGATGGAATTTTAACCGGGAATTCTTTAGTTTGGACATTAAGCATAAATGGTCAAAATGTTCAAATTGGAACTGGAACATCATTTACAAACGGTAATTTATCTGTAGGAACGCATACTATAACTTTAACAGCTACCGATAGTGACGGGTTAAGTAATACTGCCTCTATTAATATAAGTATTTCTCAAAGCGCTACAGGCGCAATAACTAACTCTATAGGCATGACTTTTGTCTTAATTCCAGCTGGAACGTTTATAATGGGAAGTCCGTCATATGAGCTTGGAAGAAATACAGATGAAAATCAACATAAAGTAACACTAAGTAAAGCATTTTATATGCAAACGACAGAGGTTACTCAGGGACAATGGAAGGCAATAATGGGGAGTAATCCATCGAATTTTATTAATTGTGGCGATGATTGTCCAGTTGAAAATGTTAATTGGAATGATTGTCAGCAATTTATAGATAGACTAAATCGGACAGAAGCAGTGAATATATACAGACTACCTACTGAAGCAGAATGGGAATATTCATGTAGAGCTGGGTCAACAACTGCATTAGCAAATGGCAGTATAAGTGTGACTAACTGTGATTATGATTCAAATCTAGATATGATGGGATGGTATTGCAATAATTCAAATAGCGCAAGTCATCTTATTAAACAAAAACAGGCAAATGCATGGGGTTTACATGATATGCACGGTAACGTAAGGGAGTGGTGTTCAGATTGGTATGGTAGCTATTCGCCTGATGCTCTAACTGATCCTACTGGTCCTAATAGCGGTTCATACCGTGTCATACGTGGTGGCGCATGGGCAATCCTTGCACAATACTGCCGTTCTGCGGCTCGAAGCGGCGATACACCGTCTGTAAACTATGGAATTGTCGGTTTCCGATTAGTTAGACAAGTACCTTAA
- a CDS encoding formylmethanofuran dehydrogenase, whose amino-acid sequence MEDIKIPSDLQKCVDFHGHLCPGLIYGYIVSKEAKKLLELGRSSDEEIVAICENDSCAIDAIQVMLGTSAGKGNLILHDYGKNAYTIISRSSNKAFRFSRLSSYSYTGKNKEEFEKLDEAFASGKITPTERIRHKMLKSMDLLEKPFNEVFSIKEADIPMPSYASIAPSEACAICKEMTMATKLIKIDIGHVCIPCSKQKPL is encoded by the coding sequence ATGGAAGACATTAAAATCCCATCAGATCTTCAAAAATGTGTTGATTTTCATGGACATCTTTGTCCTGGACTTATTTATGGCTATATTGTTTCAAAGGAAGCTAAAAAACTTTTAGAACTAGGCCGTTCAAGTGATGAAGAGATTGTAGCTATATGTGAAAACGATTCATGCGCAATTGATGCAATTCAAGTAATGCTTGGAACAAGTGCTGGAAAAGGAAACCTAATTTTACACGATTATGGAAAGAATGCGTATACTATTATCTCAAGGTCAAGCAATAAAGCGTTTAGGTTTTCAAGGCTGAGTTCATATTCTTATACTGGAAAAAATAAGGAAGAATTTGAGAAACTTGATGAGGCATTTGCTTCTGGTAAAATAACACCAACGGAAAGGATAAGGCATAAAATGCTAAAGTCTATGGATCTTTTAGAAAAGCCTTTTAACGAAGTATTTAGCATTAAAGAAGCTGATATCCCAATGCCATCTTATGCTTCGATAGCTCCTTCGGAAGCATGCGCTATATGTAAAGAAATGACTATGGCAACTAAATTAATTAAAATAGATATTGGGCATGTGTGCATACCATGCTCTAAGCAAAAACCTTTGTAA